From one Anopheles cruzii chromosome 3, idAnoCruzAS_RS32_06, whole genome shotgun sequence genomic stretch:
- the LOC128273179 gene encoding ubiquitin-fold modifier-conjugating enzyme 1 has protein sequence MVDDGTRRTLSSIPLLKTKAGPREKELWVERLKEEYQSLIKYVQNNKSSDMDWFRLESNKEGTKWFGKCWYVHNLHKYEFDVEFDIPITYPTTAPEIALPELDGKTAKMYRGGKICLTDHFKPLWARNVPKFGIAHAMALGLSPWLAVEIPDLIEKGVISYKEKGETSG, from the exons ATGGTAGACGACGGAACACGCCGAACGCTCAGCAGCATTCCATTGCTCAAAACCAAAGCGGGGCCAAGGGAGAAGGAGCTTTGGGTGGAACGCCTCAAGGAAGAATATCAGAGTTTAATTAAG TACGTGCAAAACAATAAGTCCTCCGATATGGACTGGTTTCGACTTGAATCGAACAAGGAGGGCACCAAATGGTTCGGCAAATGTTGGTACGTGCACAATCTGCACAAGTACGAGTTTGATGTAGAGTTCGAC ATTCCGATAACTTATCCGACTACGGCACCGGAAATAGCGCTACCCGAACTGGATGGAAAGACAGCGAAGATGTACCGCGGGGGAAAGATTTGTCTCACTGACCACTTTAAGCCACTTTGGGCGAGAAATGTTCCGAAATTTGGAATCGCACACGCCATGGCGCTGGGG CTTTCCCCATGGTTGGCAGTGGAAATTCCGGATCTAATAGAAAAAGGCGTCATCTCGTATAAGGAAAAGGGCGAGACGTCAGGATAA
- the LOC128271139 gene encoding transmembrane protein 131: MVVTAAVGDGGTKQRGTVRTFSILLMFLQVLHSQSSTAAQDVPSSDAAGSVSASSSHHDPSSVLMEGIMLDEEGSLFASPPIDGYGGVLSEEAATNLQFQPWMLNFADRSIGDPHNQLVVLYNRHKNRSVYLGSIAGSTAEFSSSYFKEKVIPPGGNTTFNVVYLPRKLGPAEGSLLIHTSFGMVRYQVQGEGIECPYRLRPLVGLQAPLNATLSPEITLYNPHDTPLQIVEIYSSGGNFQLELPSGAQEGPQALWEIPPHSTRTVIRVRFHARTPGSHIAYVRIKISGGVAEPSLIDKMLVVPIEVEIFKETGLYSRIPFLELGLTSAAAAGSAAAASAVAVAAGASAGLTGSNRNSSTWLSLDLFNSGSQPVKVKSWGVQADDIESVLCMHVLVAEERTLHVEFDWSKLSSDRRLISGRILLNLERVSTAPAPEDDDQESDRFEGSKATATLMSERAGGSKIVGLAYATEVPLDEQEDADDDEELEAELLIDDRVEEVLSVLAIPFAGEVLKGSIQYNEEVLRFLVPPANGEDTPGAGTLTDGRRPLVIRNQFHVPLSITNISVPENCSRYFTIDDFGPIVLQPNDERTLLRISRKPTANGGDDRWPPGTISTHIRLTTNITDYELPVLAYSGKLERILSPEVRDASLLTGLPAELVSRLNDEDEEFELDFAVLPIATIGEALVAFVNPNPVPIPIIHWKGAITSEAAVGAPTITVVLLGCGALRLDELAFCHTVQPGEWIVYQISVQSGTIDSYQGRFTVKTDYEEIVTPLRFTTAVGDLHLIRERLRFANCFPGKLCSVPLMAASTFPSKIHIESIRTEVPGLSYEFLSPDKQRPLPTVVLYPESMATIGRLLFDPKAVCGTECYSSFDLLSKPFGVKWMATLDSYEQYRRLDSDKLLEQLQRYAEMRQRLTSVQFQVLAEAASRKFEFNASVELAWPKLLHENVFFPTLQVEQEAVKLITINNPSDQILFVHLVLHDVAVHGPTPAVDGGTPLPAEVLTACPNCSLSEEPVFSFFLFDTDDIYVNYVKPQSFLRIAVKFTARQPGTYSTVLYMRNNLTLIDAAWIQARAVVPQFKFGNRRPGSPTALQFEMTDKHLRLCGNAYYDQQQQQQQRSEGTGPINSRKTDEADGPRRPPAEGAQLEAGVETRRTFTARNYGEVPIVISGIRIEEALCEGYGFKVLDCAPFELPPNASRKIEIAFAPDFTLARVVRMLHFDTNINNFPVNFTLLGTVPMRGLEMCGLSLQRPWFEAVFRMLLMVAVTAALAGTLVAAFLDSNRVLRNHFVSMTREKGPVQPPLDLRQIALQHSSAAAGAAPSTTASEVKDSQGSGNHRSASATMASRNNRKADRKGSLPQTQPKGGGADRAPNGTGPTHGPAAADSTANRFTRAWAEFTANLNRGADAAKQAAAGSRTQAAVNKSGRRSITPPKEMTTKERSKPNASEEVGDSGALGTDFRNEAAAVTAGRTNGGQATATVAPVPVPNESKQPTKSTAVVVTSDLTGVLESNSNVAKQQQQQQHHQTSSSPRNFVKEDCSSLEASASGSSSSVSSPSSSSSSSPSPTTKQQQQPHPRPFQPPTGGGGGAPKANVKKMKSLPVSYESVVVSLATSSQKPTVTATTTTTPCSTAAIALPKESSSSRASTSDDGTSGGVGTKCRSGKQTQSTGGSRGAPSAGTTGNARSVELLKASDKLAAFLVTSDGGGAYVEKENNNPGGNVVILPAVGGPLGSGINGQIEAAQQQQQQQQAAAKKFSKTPGRERKSNQGKKGTANGGGGKQGAAQQYKGTALQFSSPSQQQHKSSTLGTILQNASIPLPTAAASTSSTVWGENCARFSDVVAQMPNAKPASIANGGFGMDLFTPLSTGAASGQARLNQGANLKTLGNSYGTSGVMSSLSTGAGGAPRKHALQDSSNRYETVKAKDESYKSAPFVTTATANLGPIGTSKKSPTDSGTDSGPDGDGIGFGAGLAGTGVTNCWEPFGGHVIHRPGQLPTARGAESSCIAPGTASQQSDSFFSQSFADLHHQQTDQSDRFRGVSASVATPTPSMVQPHNRGSLLAAHIGGGTLGNDFVGQRNASLSMHQQQQQQQQHEWNSTGASIEGAPMNWPLSSAHKSNPSSTTTAGLLEWGASDVWNNLATQTQYEQFELAFSMQYPVGIMAAAAAHASANRLRQLQQAASLATDDTQSTEYPVGIMAAAAAQASANRLLQLQQAASLATGDGLGHGACLTDAWYATQSAIAPPPGFSNLLSVGGPANAIGGMALLQQQQQQQQQQQQQHQLLLSHQNHNSNNHHHQHHSQQQQHQQQQLLRQLSSDEATSTAVSGGSSGGPSSPTVPSAAVGGGAASSSSSSRSSSGASSSSSSSASSSSASSSSIVTSTYDPFQLGSIWASASNSDPWAAAAKKK, encoded by the exons ATGGTGGTTACAGCAGCAGTAGGCGACGGCGGCACTAAGCAACGAGGGACGGTGCGAACCTTCAGCATTCTGCTGATGTTTCTGCAGGTGCTGCATTCACAGAGCTCAACCGCCGCCCAGGATGTGCCGTCATCCGATGCGGCCGGTTCCGTATCCGCATCGTCCTCGCACCACGATCCCAGCTCGGTGCTAATGGAAGGCATCATGCTCGACGAGGAGGGGTCACTGTTCGCCAGTCCACCCATCGACGGGTACGGAGGGGTGCTGAGCGAGGAGGCGGCCACCAATCTGCAGTTTCAGCCGTGGATGCTGAACTTTGCCGACCGGTCGATCGGCGATCCGCACAAccagctggtggtgctgtacAATCGGCACAAAAACCGCAGCGTCTACCTTGGCTCGATCGCCGGCAGCACGGCCGAGTTCTCGAGCTCGTACTTCAAGGAGAAGGTCATTCCGCCCGGTGGCAACACGACCTTCAACGTGGTGTACCTGCCACGCAAACTGGGACCGGCCGAGGGTTCGCTGCTCATTCACACCTCCTTCGGCATGGTGCGGTATCAGGTGCAGGGCGAGGGCATCGAGTGCCCGTACCGGTTGCGGCCGTTGGTGGGCCTACAGGCGCCCCTTAACGCCACACTGTCGCCCGAGATTACGCTGTACAATCCGCACGATACGCCACTGCAGATCGTCGAGATCTACAGCAGCGGGGGCAACTTTCAGCTGGAGCTACCCAGCGGTGCACAGGAGGGGCCACAGGCCCTGTGGGAGATACCGCCGCACAGTACGCGCACCGTGATACGGGTGCGGTTCCACGCGCGAACCCCCGGCAGCCATATCGCGTACGTGCGTATCAAAATCTCGGGCGGCGTGGCGGAACCGTCGCTGATCGATAAGATGCTCGTGGTGCCGATCGAGGTGGAGATCTTCAAGGAGACGGGTCTGTACTCGCGCATCCCGTTCCTCGAGCTCGGCCTGACCTCCGCTGCGGCCGCTGGTTCGGCAGCGGCTGCTTCGGCCGTGGCTGTGGCCGCCGGCGCCAGCGCCGGGCTCACGGGAAGCAATCGCAATTCGAGCACCTGGCTGAGCCTGGATCTTTTCAATTCCGGCAGCCAACCGGTGAAAGTGAAGAGCTGGGGCGTCCAGGCGGACGACATCGAGTCGGTGCTCTGCATGCACGTCCTGGTGGCCGAAGAGCGCACACTGCACGTTGAGTTCGACTGGTCGAAACTGTCGAGCGATCGGCGGCTAATAAGCGGCCGGATACTGCTCAATCTCGAACGCGTTTCGACGGCTCCGGCGCCGGAAGATGACGATCAGGAATCGGACCGATTCGAGGGCTCAAAGGCAACAGCGACGCTaatgagcgagcgagcgggggGCAGTAAAATCGTGGGGCTAGCTTATGCGACAGAAGTCCCGCTCGACGAGCAAGAGGATGCGGATGATGACGAGGAACTCGAAGCAGAACTGCTGATCGACGATCGCGTCGAGGAGGTGCTGAGCGTACTGGCGATTCCTTTCGCTGGTGAAGTGTTGAAGGGCAGCATTCAGTACAACGAGGAAGTGCTGCGGTTTCTGGTGCCGCCGGCAAACGGGGAGGACACTCCGGGCGCGGGCACGCTGACCGACGGTCGGCGTCCGCTCGTGATCCGGAACCAATTCCACGTGCCATTGTCGATCACGAACATTAGCGTACCGGAAAACTGCTCGCGCTACTTCACGATCGACGACTTCGGCCCGATCGTCCTGCAGCCAAACGATGAACGCACACTGCTCCGTATCTCGCGTAAGCCGACGGCCAACGGCGGTGACGatcggtggcccccgggtACGATCTCCACGCACATCCGGCTGACGACGAACATCACCGACTACGAGCTTCCGGTGCTCGCGTACAGTGGCAAGCTGGAGCGCATTCTGTCCCCCGAGGTACGTGACGCCTCGCTGCTAACTGGACTTCCGGCTGAACTTGTTAGTAGGCTCaatgacgaagacgaagagttTGAGCTCGACTTTGCCGTGCTTCCGATTGCGACCATTGGCGAAGCGTTGGTTGCGTTCGTCAATCCGAACCCCGTCCCGATACCGATCATCCACTGGAAGGGTGCGATCACGTCGGAGGCGGCGGTCGGTGCTCCGACGATCACCGTCGTCCTGCTGGGCTGCGGAGCGCTCCGGCTGGACGAGCTCGCCTTTTGCCACACGGTGCAGCCGGGCGAGTGGATCGTCTATCAGATCAGCGTTCAGAGTGGCACGATCGATAGCTACCAGGGCCGGTTCACGGTGAAAACCGACTACGAGGAGATCGTGACTCCGCTCCGcttcaccaccgccgtcggtgacCTGCATCTCATACGGGAGCGTCTACGCTTTGCCAATTGTTTTCCG GGGAAACTGTGTTCCGTGCCACTGATGGCCGCTTCCACGTTCCCGTCGAAGATCCACATCGAGAGCATCCGGACGGAGGTGCCGGGGTTGAGCTACGAGTTCCTGTCGCCGGACAAGCAGCGGCCGCTGCCCACCGTGGTCCTGTACCCGGAGTCGATGGCCACGATCGGTCGGCTGCTGTTCGACCCGAAGGCAGTGTGCGGCACCGAGTGTTACAGTAGCTTCGATCTGCTCTCGAAACCGTTCGGGGTGAAGTGGATGGCGACGCTGGACAGCTACGAGCAGTACCGGCGCCTGGACAGCGACAAGCTGctcgagcagctgcagcgTTACGCCGAAATGCGCCAGCGGTTGACGAGCGTCCAGTTTCAGGTGCTGGCCGAGGCCGCGAGCCGCAAGTTCGAGTTCAACGCAAGCGTCGAGCTGGCGTGGCCGAAGCTGCTGCACGAGAACGTCTTCTTTCCGACGCTGCAGGTCGAACAGGAGGCGGTCAAGCTGATCACGATCAACAACCCGTCCGATCAGATCCTGTTCGTGCACCTGGTGCTGCACGACGTGGCCGTGCACGGGCCGACCCCGGCCGTGGACGGTGGaacgccgctgccggccgagGTGCTGACGGCGTGCCCGAACTGTAGCCTCAGCGAGGAGCCCGTGTTCTCGTTCTTTCTCTTCGACACCGACGACATCTACGTGAACTACGTGAAACCGCAATCGTTTCTGCGCATCGCGGTCAAGTTTACGGCCCGCCAGCCCGGCACCTACTCGACCGTGCTGTACATGCGCAACAACCTCACGCTAATCGATGCCGCCTGGATACAGGCGCGGGCCGTGGTGCCGCAGTTCAAGTTTGGCAACCGGCGGCCCGGTTCACCGACCGCACTGCAGTTCGAGATGACCGACAAGCACTTGCGGTTGTGCGGAAACGCGTACtacgaccagcagcagcagcagcagcagaggtcGGAGGGGACCGGCCCTATCAACAGCCGGAAAACGGATGAGGCGGATGGaccccgccggccgccggcggaaggTGCTCAGCTGGAGGCGGGCGTCGAAACGCGGCGCACGTTTACGGCGCGCAATTACGGTGAGGTACCGATCGTGATATCCGGCATCCGGATCGAGGAAGCGCTCTGCGAAGGATACGGCTTCAAGGTGCTGGACTGCGCACCGTTCGAGCTGCCGCCGAACGCGAGCCGTAAGATTGAGATTGCGTTTGCGCCGGACTTTACGTTGGCGCGCGTCGTGCGGATGCTCCACTTCGACACGAACATCAACAACTTTCCGGTCAACTTCACGCTCCTCGGAACGGTCCCAATGCGCGGCCTGGAGATGTGCGGGCTGAGCTTGCAGCGACCGTGGTTCGAAGCGGTCTtccggatgctgctgatggtggccgtAACGGCCGCCTTGGCGGGTACGCTCGTGGCCGCATTCCTTGACTCGAACCGGGTGCTGAGGAACCACTTTGTGAGCATGACGCGTGAGAAGGGCCCGGTCCAACCCCCGCTCGATCTACGGCAGATTGCGTTGCAGCACTCATCTGCCGCAGCCGGGGCCGCACCGTCCACGACGGCCTCCGAGGTGAAGGACTCACAAGGAAGCGGAAACCATCGATCCGCTTCGGCGACGATGGCGTCACGCAACAATCGCAAAGCCGACCGTAAAGGAAGTCTCCCTCAAACGCAACCGAAGGGTGGCGGTGCGGATCGGGCGCCGAATGGAACGGGTCCGACGCATGGACCGGCGGCCGCAGACAGTACCGCCAATCGGTTCACCCGTGCCTGGGCGGAGTTTACCGCCAATCTGAATCGGGGTGCTGACGCCGCGAAGCAAGCGGCGGCAGGATCGAGGACACAAGCGGCCGTCAACAAAAGCGGCCGTCGGTCGATCACGCCACCCAAGGAAATGACCACCAAAGAGCGATCGAAGCCAAACGCCTCGGAAGAAGTTGGGGACAGTGGTGCTTTGGGCACCGATTTCAGGAACGAAGCGGCCGCCGTGACAGCAGGGCGTACTAATGGTGGAcaggcgacggcgacggtggcaccggtgccggtgccgaatgAGTCGAAGCAACCCACCAAATCGACAGCAGTCGTCGTAACCAGTGACTTAACGGGCGTGCTTGaatcaaattcaaatgtcgccaaacagcagcagcagcagcaacatcatcaaacATCGTCATCACCGAGGAACTTCGTCAAAGAGGACTGTTCGTCACTCGAGGCAAGCGCAAGCGGATCGTCATCTTCGGTATCGTCAccctcgtcgtcatcgtcttcatCGCCCTCACCAAcgacgaagcagcagcaacagccacatCCGAGGCCATTCCAAccgcccaccggtggcggcggcggtgcaccGAAAGCGAACGTCAAGAAGATGAAGAGTCTCCCAGTCAGCTACGAATCGGTGGTGGTCtcattggccacc TCTAGTCAAAAGCCAACGGTAACGGCGACAACCACGACGACACCCTGCTCAACGGCGGCCATTGCCCTACCGAAGGAATCTTCATCATCCCGTGCGTCGACAAGTGACGACGGCACTAGCGGTGGCGTTGGAACCAAGTGTCGCAGTGGAAAGCAAACGCAATCCACGGGAGGATCTCGTGGAGCACCGAGTGCCGGGACCACCGGAAATGCCAGGAGCGTAGAACTGCTTAAGGCAAGCGACAAGCTTGCTGCCTTCCTCGTGACgtccgatggcggcggtgcttacgtggagaaggaaaacaacaaccctGGTGGCAACGTCGTAATCCTGCCCGCTGTAGGTGGTCCTCTCGGTAGCGGTATTAATGGGCAG ATTGAAgctgcccagcagcagcagcagcagcagcaggctgcgGCGAAAAAGTTCAGCAAAACTCCGGGCCGCGAGCGAAAGTCCAACCAGGGCAAGAAAGGGACGGcaaacggcggtggtggtaaaCAGGGTGCGGCGCAGCAGTACAAGGGCACCGCTCTGCAGTTCAGCTCCCCgtctcagcagcagcacaaatCCTCCACACTCGGAACGATCCTGCAGAATGCTTCGATCCCGTtaccaacggcggcggccagcactTCATCGACGGTTTGGGGAGAAAATTGCGCTCGCTTCAGCGATGTCGTTGCTCAAATGCCGAATGCAAAGCCCGCTTCGATTGCGAACGGTGGTTTCGGAATGGATCTATTTACTCCACTGTCTACGGGCGCTGCTTCGGGACAGGCACGGCTAAATCAAGGCGCCAATCTGAAGACGCTTGGTAATAGCTACGGAACGAGTGGCGTAATGTCCTCGCTGTccactggtgctggtggagctCCTCGCAAACACGCCCTCCAGGACTCGTCTAATCGGTATGAAACGGTTAAAGCGAAAGACGAAAGCTACAAGTCCGCCCCGTTCGTCACCACAGCAACGGCTAACTTGGGTCCGATTGGAACGTCGAAGAAATCACCGACTGACAGCGGCACCGATAGTGGGCCCGATGGTGATGGCATTGGATTCGGTGCCGGCCTAGCAGGCACCGGTGTGACAAACTGCTGGGAACCATTCGGTGGACATGTCATACATCGTCCCGGACAGCTGCCCACAGCCAGGGGAGCAGAATCTTCTTGCATTGCTCCAGGCACGGCCAGCCAACAGTCGGACAGTTtcttttcacaatcctttgCCGATCTACACCACCAGCAGACGGACCAGAGCGATCGCTTCCGGGGAGTTTCAgcgtcggtggccacaccaACACCGTCCATGGTGCAGCCGCATAATCGTGGTTCGCTATTGGCAGCCCACATCGGTGGCGGAACTCTGGGAAACGATTTTGTTGGACAACGAAACGCATCACTTTCGAtgcatcaacagcagcagcagcagcagcagcatgagtGGAACAGCACCGGTGCCAGCATCGAAGGCGCTCCAATGAACTGGCCCTTATCGTCCGCGCACAAATCGAACCCATCatccacgacgacggcagggCTGCTCGAATGGGGAGCTTCCGATGTTTGGAACAATCTGGCCACTCAAACGCAGTACGAGCAGTTTGAGCTTGCTTTTTCGATGCAATACCCAGTCGGAATCATGGCTGCTGCGGCCGCACACGCCTCCGCCAATCGTTTACGGCAACTCCAACAAGCCGCTTCACTGGCAACCGACGATACCCAGTCTACAGAATACCCGGTCGGAATCATGGCAGCTGCGGCCGCACAAGCCTCCGCCAATCGTTTGCTGCAACTCCAACAAGCCGCTTCACTGGCAACCGGCGACGGTCTGGGGCATGGTGCGTGCCTGACCGACGCTTGGTACGCAACGCAGTCAGCGATCGCTCCACCGCCCGGTTTCTCCAACCTGCTGTCCGTAGGTGGGCCGGCAAACGCCATTGGTGGGATGGCGCTccttcagcaacagcaacagcagcaacagcaacagcagcaacagcatcagctgcTTCTTTCACATCAaaaccacaacagcaacaaccaccatcatcagcatcacagccagcagcagcagcatcagcagcagcagttactCCGTCAGCTATCGTCCGATGAGGCAACATCAACCGCCGTCAGTGGCGGCTCTTCGGGAGGACCATCGTCACCGACCGTTCCTAGCGCCGCTGTGGGCGGTGGTgctgcatcatcatcctccTCGTCCCGCTCATCATCCGGCgcctcgtcttcgtcatcttcgtccgcatcgtcctcgtccgcgtcgtcgtcgtcgatcgttaCCTCCACGTACGATCCCTTTCAACTCGGTTCGATCTGGGCTTCGGCTAGCAATAGCGATCCGTGGGCAGCGGCAGCCAAGAAGAAGTAG
- the LOC128273106 gene encoding glucose-fructose oxidoreductase domain-containing protein 1 yields MLPGIGMFGTGEVTHVLVPILRDKGFSIAAIWGRTAAEAEQAAQELRIPFHTAKIDDVLLRKDVDLVFITCPPYLHSQISVKALGIGKHVVCDKPMTLLQTDALKMVRACQYYPTLISIVNHSLRFLPAIAHMRRAIHEGYLGPASDLSLIDVKVRMGSLFRTRYDWLCDETMGGGALNLVGSHVIDLVKFLTERKAIRVHGTVRTYVQHVNGIAGIRRITAPDFCTFQMELEGGNGGPGTLVTVNVNCHLSNNSFHQEVVVYGPNGHLTVRGGDLVGHRRNGDTGTIKEEMLYVDVQDLQFSPGGQDTVLPRPYVKGLCKLVGALRDAFHPNKESAGWIKEPVQAAATFEDGLYVQAVLDAVRKSSDERCWTKVSICTDSPTNQKGALANAAARIASGSVIRVDPSINHAAGYF; encoded by the coding sequence ATGCttcccggaatcggaatgttcGGGACGGGCGAAGTGACCCACGTTCTGGTGCCGATCTTGCGTGACAAAGGCTTCAGCATCGCGGCCATCTGGGGCCGCACGGCGGCGGAAGCGGAGCAGGCGGCCCAGGAGCTCCGGATACCGTTCCACACGGCCAAGATCGACGACGTGCTGCTGCGGAAGGACGTTGACCTCGTGTTTATCACCTGTCCACCGTATCTGCACTCGCAGATTTCCGTAAAGgcgctcggaatcggaaagcaCGTCGTTTGCGACAAACCGATGACGTTGCTGCAGACCGATGCGCTCAAGATGGTGCGCGCTTGCCAGTACTATCCGACACTTATTTCGATCGTCAACCACTCGCTCCGCTTTCTGCCCGCGATCGCACACATGCGGCGAGCGATCCACGAGGGTTACCTCGGCCCGGCCTCCGACCTGTCGCTGATCGACGTGAAAGTGCGCATGGGATCGCTGTTCCGGACACGGTACGATTGGCTGTGCGATGAGACGATGGGTGGCGGAGCGCTCAATCTCGTCGGCAGCCATGTGATTGATTTGGTAAAGTTTCTGACCGAGCGCAAAGCGATCCGCGTGCACGGAACGGTGCGAACGTACGTGCAGCACGTGAACGGGATCGCCGGGATACGGCGCATCACGGCGCCGGACTTTTGCACGTTCCAGATGGAGCTCGAgggcggcaacggtggcccGGGGACGCTCGTGACGGTCAACGTGAACTGCCACCTGTCGAACAACTCGTTCCACCAGGAGGTGGTCGTGTACGGGCCGAACGGTCACTTGACGGTGCGCGGTGGCGAtctcgtcggccaccggcggaacgGGGACACCGGCACCATCAAGGAGGAGATGCTGTACGTGGACGTGCAGGACTTGCAGTTTTCGCCCGGCGGCCAGGACACCGTGCTGCCGCGGCCCTACGTGAAGGGGCTCTGCAAGTTGGTCGGTGCGCTGCGGGATGCATTCCACCCGAACAAGGAGAGCGCGGGATGGATCAAGGAACCGGTACAGGCGGCGGCCACCTTCGAGGATGGGCTGTACGTGCAGGCGGTGCTGGACGCGGTACGGAAGTCGAGTGACGAGCGGTGCTGGACGAAGGTTTCGATCTGCACCGACTCTCCGACGAACCAGAAGGGGGCTCTGGCGAATGCCGCCGCCCGGATCGCGTCCGGCTCGGTCATTCGGGTCGACCCCAGTATTAACCACGCAGCCGGCTACTTCTGA